The following coding sequences lie in one Myxococcus xanthus genomic window:
- the hutI gene encoding imidazolonepropionase: MDVLDLLVRNTSEVLTVEGSHRERAEDALTPRPGAVVGVRGGRIAYVGPEAELPSSAVGPDTEVVDAQGGFVGPGFVDPHTHLVFAGERSAEFDLRNQGATYLEIAKAGGGIAGTVRATRAASEDELVRLALPRTKRLLEQGVTTAEVKSGYGLDLETELKMLRAVRRLGTLTPLELVPTLLCAHAVPEEYRGKREDYVRLCIQEILPAVAREGLARFCDVFVEDSAFTVDEARRILSAGRALGMVPRLHADQLTACGASELAAELGAATADHLEQVTDAGLKALADANVTAVLVPTSTLFLRMRPYAPGRRIRDAGLNVALGTNVNPGSAMSENTALALGLACLENGLTAAEAYWGATRGAAVSLGLQQHGRLTVGDPGDLVVFSCASYRHLPYHLGVAHARVVVKAGRIAVRQQMEGCA; the protein is encoded by the coding sequence ATGGACGTGCTGGACCTGCTGGTGCGCAACACCTCCGAAGTGCTGACGGTGGAAGGCTCGCACCGCGAGCGCGCGGAGGACGCCCTCACGCCGCGCCCTGGCGCCGTGGTGGGTGTGCGAGGAGGCCGCATCGCCTACGTCGGCCCCGAGGCGGAGCTTCCCTCGAGCGCGGTGGGCCCTGACACCGAGGTGGTGGACGCCCAGGGTGGCTTCGTGGGCCCCGGCTTCGTGGACCCGCACACGCACCTCGTCTTCGCCGGTGAGCGCTCGGCGGAGTTCGACCTGCGCAACCAGGGCGCCACCTACCTGGAGATTGCCAAGGCGGGCGGTGGCATCGCCGGCACGGTGCGGGCCACGCGGGCCGCGAGCGAGGACGAGCTGGTGCGGCTCGCCCTCCCCCGCACGAAGCGCCTGTTGGAGCAGGGCGTGACGACGGCGGAGGTGAAGAGCGGCTACGGGCTCGACCTGGAGACGGAGCTGAAGATGCTGCGCGCGGTGCGGCGGCTCGGAACGCTGACGCCGCTTGAGCTGGTCCCCACGCTGCTGTGCGCGCACGCCGTGCCGGAGGAGTATCGCGGCAAGCGCGAGGACTACGTGCGGCTGTGCATCCAGGAGATTCTCCCCGCCGTCGCGCGCGAGGGGCTGGCGCGCTTCTGTGACGTCTTCGTGGAAGACAGCGCCTTCACCGTGGACGAGGCGCGCCGCATCTTGAGCGCGGGCCGGGCACTGGGAATGGTGCCGCGGCTGCATGCGGACCAGCTCACCGCGTGTGGTGCCTCCGAGCTCGCCGCGGAGCTGGGCGCCGCCACGGCGGACCACCTGGAGCAGGTGACGGACGCGGGACTCAAGGCGCTGGCGGACGCCAACGTCACGGCGGTGCTCGTTCCCACCTCCACGCTGTTCCTGCGCATGCGGCCCTACGCGCCTGGACGCCGCATCCGCGATGCGGGGCTCAACGTCGCTTTGGGTACCAACGTCAACCCCGGTTCCGCCATGAGTGAAAACACAGCGCTGGCGCTGGGACTTGCGTGCCTGGAAAACGGGCTTACTGCGGCAGAGGCGTATTGGGGAGCCACCCGTGGCGCGGCGGTGTCCTTGGGACTGCAACAGCACGGCAGGCTGACCGTGGGTGACCCGGGCGACCTGGTGGTCTTCAGCTGTGCTTCGTACCGCCATCTGCCCTACCATCTAGGGGTAGCGCACGCGCGAGTGGTCGTGAAGGCCGGACGCATCGCTGTCCGGCAGCAGATGGAAGGCTGCGCGTGA
- a CDS encoding class II glutamine amidotransferase produces MCRLFGFRSAIPAAVHPSLVTEKNSLLIQSREHKDGWGIAAYGAEQAPVVAHGVGPAHSDPDFERVSSRVSSHTVVAHIRLASVGAVELRNSHPFLHGRWAFVHNGTVREFAQHRAAVESLICPSLRTNIQGTTDSERCFYLFLTRLAARHPIDRQVPVEAVARALAETMTLVAAITDAANQDGRSAMNFLVSDGELMVASRRNRTLFVSTGSSRDDVSTLPAPGTKLEQLVVASESLCGGPYWAPVAEEDVIGVDANLVFHHWRVPELAGPDLFPAVKPDTSRGVA; encoded by the coding sequence ATGTGCCGACTATTTGGATTCCGTTCAGCGATTCCCGCCGCCGTGCACCCCTCCTTGGTGACGGAGAAGAACTCGCTCCTCATCCAGTCGCGCGAGCACAAGGATGGATGGGGCATCGCGGCCTACGGCGCCGAGCAGGCGCCGGTGGTTGCGCACGGTGTGGGGCCCGCCCACAGTGACCCGGACTTCGAGCGGGTGAGCAGCCGGGTGTCCTCCCACACGGTGGTGGCGCACATCCGCCTCGCTTCGGTGGGCGCGGTGGAGCTGCGCAACTCGCACCCCTTCCTCCATGGCCGCTGGGCGTTCGTACACAACGGTACGGTGCGGGAGTTCGCGCAGCACCGGGCTGCCGTGGAATCGCTCATCTGCCCGAGCCTTCGGACGAACATCCAGGGCACCACCGATAGCGAGCGGTGCTTCTACCTGTTCCTCACCCGCCTGGCGGCCCGGCATCCGATTGACCGGCAGGTTCCGGTGGAGGCCGTGGCGCGCGCGCTGGCGGAGACGATGACGCTGGTGGCCGCCATCACGGATGCCGCGAATCAGGATGGCCGCTCGGCGATGAACTTCCTCGTGTCCGACGGCGAGCTGATGGTGGCCTCGCGGCGCAACCGAACGCTGTTCGTGTCCACGGGCTCGTCGCGCGACGACGTGTCGACGCTGCCGGCGCCAGGAACGAAGCTGGAGCAGCTCGTCGTGGCCAGTGAGTCACTGTGTGGCGGGCCGTACTGGGCACCGGTGGCCGAAGAGGACGTCATCGGCGTGGACGCGAACCTCGTGTTCCACCACTGGCGCGTGCCGGAACTCGCGGGTCCGGACCTCTTCCCCGCCGTGAAGCCGGACACGTCGCGCGGCGTGGCCTGA
- a CDS encoding pentapeptide repeat-containing protein codes for MATSELGDNPRDLRGIDLSGQDLASADLVRARLEGARLDGSGLEYAQLDLATLTGASLRLARLNHASLHACVALGTQWDDAQLEGTRLTASNLTGSSFRRARFRGAQLEQTILLNADLRNADLRDARLFLCDLEGALLTCVQWNPPRTYPVTSQHLAEIARRAGFPSFIEPLLVPGGIMDLLHMSNRQVLLHVEAAIEASTDVQSELRAILHEKNWRIVLMAAAGIVLAGADEVTLAALWARIDEGSWVHPQLTVAAVLRDPSCDDRVRERLMHHELPRRNNIRESLEWAATVGRNVLGLREPHSGHHTCQAHRWLRQLQAFAPLKVQEQWLRGGSAKT; via the coding sequence GTGGCAACCTCCGAGCTGGGTGACAACCCAAGAGACCTCCGAGGCATCGACTTGTCAGGGCAGGACCTGGCATCCGCAGACTTGGTGCGCGCGCGGCTGGAGGGGGCGAGGCTCGATGGCAGCGGGCTGGAGTACGCCCAGCTCGACCTGGCAACACTCACGGGCGCATCGCTCCGGCTCGCCCGGCTGAACCACGCGAGCCTCCACGCGTGTGTCGCGTTAGGTACTCAATGGGATGACGCTCAGCTGGAAGGCACCCGGCTCACGGCGTCCAACTTGACGGGGAGTTCCTTCCGCCGAGCCCGGTTTCGAGGCGCTCAGCTCGAACAGACCATCTTGCTGAACGCGGACCTCCGCAACGCGGACCTGCGTGACGCGAGGTTGTTCCTCTGCGACCTGGAAGGCGCACTCCTCACTTGCGTCCAATGGAATCCGCCACGAACGTATCCCGTCACGAGCCAACACCTGGCCGAGATTGCTCGTCGTGCCGGATTCCCCTCATTCATCGAGCCGCTCCTGGTGCCCGGCGGCATCATGGACCTTCTCCACATGTCGAACAGGCAGGTTCTGCTCCACGTGGAGGCCGCGATAGAGGCCAGCACGGACGTCCAGTCGGAGCTGCGCGCCATTCTGCACGAGAAGAACTGGCGCATCGTGCTGATGGCGGCTGCAGGCATCGTGCTAGCGGGAGCCGACGAGGTCACGTTGGCGGCGCTCTGGGCGCGGATCGATGAAGGGAGCTGGGTCCACCCTCAGCTCACGGTGGCCGCGGTGCTCCGCGATCCATCCTGCGATGACCGGGTACGCGAGCGACTCATGCATCATGAGTTGCCGCGACGGAACAACATCCGAGAGAGCCTGGAGTGGGCGGCGACCGTTGGACGCAACGTGCTCGGCTTACGCGAGCCCCACTCCGGGCACCACACCTGCCAGGCTCACCGCTGGCTGAGACAACTGCAAGCCTTCGCCCCCCTGAAGGTCCAGGAACAGTGGTTACGCGGAGGCAGCGCCAAAACGTGA
- the tsaE gene encoding tRNA (adenosine(37)-N6)-threonylcarbamoyltransferase complex ATPase subunit type 1 TsaE, with translation MSTEASAARVRTVRLESPEETHRLGVRLGELLEPGDFVGLIGDLGAGKTHLVRGVADGANVPRSEVASPTFAIVYPYSGRIPLYHADLYRLTDYDDLYATGFLDLEGTESAMLVEWLDKIPQAAPRDYLRVTLKHAGGEARELMAEAFGVRPAALLDAWMG, from the coding sequence ATGAGCACGGAAGCGTCGGCTGCGCGTGTGCGGACGGTACGGCTGGAGTCTCCCGAGGAGACGCACCGGCTGGGTGTGCGCCTGGGTGAGTTGCTGGAGCCCGGTGACTTCGTGGGGCTGATTGGCGACCTGGGCGCGGGAAAGACGCACCTGGTGCGAGGAGTGGCGGACGGGGCGAACGTTCCTCGCTCCGAGGTGGCGAGCCCCACGTTCGCGATTGTGTATCCGTATTCGGGACGCATCCCGCTGTACCACGCGGACCTGTACCGGCTGACGGACTACGACGACCTGTACGCCACGGGCTTCCTGGACCTGGAAGGCACCGAGAGCGCGATGCTGGTGGAGTGGCTGGACAAGATTCCGCAGGCTGCGCCGCGTGACTACCTGCGCGTCACGCTGAAGCACGCGGGCGGCGAGGCACGCGAGCTGATGGCGGAGGCGTTTGGTGTACGGCCTGCGGCGTTGCTTGACGCGTGGATGGGCTGA
- a CDS encoding NAD(P)H-hydrate dehydratase, which yields MLRVLTAAQMRQAEQAAEARHGMPSALLMENAGRGLAEVARGLIGSGGRFVVVCGPGNNGGDGLVAARFLREGGACVSVVMVGDAAKLTPEARRNLEAVKGFGVTPRALEVVVPPGRGDVVVDALFGTGLSRAPAGAFADAVAAIRGWRAAGAKVVAADVPSGLQSDTGEPFSPCVEADATVAFGFLKPGQVLEPGASLCGRVHQVDIGMGGESSKEVSGPELFVVEEADARRTLPVRKADSHKGTFGHVLVVAGSRGKTGAAALVAKAALRSGAGLVTVAARADALDTIQAHSAEIMGIPLEASGPLGMGDLDALVAAAEGKDALVIGPGIPRGPETGALIGELLSRVEVPAVLDADALNAVATDLSVLRRAKGPVVMTPHPGEMARLTGKSTKEVQAHRLDVARQFSEGLQVTLVLKGDRTLTSGADGRVYLNTTGNPGMATGGSGDVLSGICGAFLAQSLPVPSAIWTAVYAHGLAGDLAAAKRGQLGLVAGDIVEQGLCEVWLRWER from the coding sequence ATGTTGCGCGTCCTCACCGCCGCCCAGATGCGTCAGGCCGAGCAGGCCGCCGAAGCCCGCCACGGCATGCCCTCCGCGTTGCTGATGGAGAATGCCGGGCGGGGGCTCGCGGAGGTGGCTCGGGGGCTCATCGGCTCGGGTGGGCGCTTCGTGGTGGTGTGTGGACCGGGCAACAATGGAGGGGATGGGCTGGTGGCCGCGCGCTTCCTCCGGGAGGGCGGCGCCTGCGTGTCGGTGGTGATGGTGGGCGACGCCGCGAAGCTGACGCCCGAGGCGCGCCGGAACTTGGAGGCGGTGAAGGGTTTCGGTGTGACGCCGCGCGCGCTGGAGGTCGTGGTGCCGCCCGGGCGGGGCGACGTGGTGGTGGATGCGCTCTTTGGTACGGGCTTGAGCCGCGCGCCCGCTGGGGCCTTCGCGGACGCCGTGGCGGCGATTCGCGGCTGGCGGGCCGCGGGGGCGAAGGTGGTGGCGGCGGATGTGCCGTCCGGGCTCCAGAGCGACACGGGGGAGCCTTTCTCTCCGTGTGTGGAGGCGGATGCCACCGTGGCCTTCGGCTTCCTCAAGCCGGGGCAGGTGCTGGAGCCGGGGGCCTCGCTGTGTGGCCGCGTGCACCAGGTGGACATCGGCATGGGGGGCGAGTCCTCGAAGGAGGTCTCCGGTCCCGAGCTCTTCGTGGTGGAGGAGGCGGACGCGCGGCGCACGCTGCCGGTGCGCAAGGCGGACTCCCACAAGGGGACCTTCGGCCACGTCCTGGTGGTGGCGGGGAGCCGGGGGAAGACGGGGGCCGCGGCCCTGGTGGCGAAGGCGGCGCTGCGCTCAGGCGCGGGGCTCGTGACGGTGGCGGCTCGCGCGGACGCGCTGGACACCATCCAGGCGCATTCGGCGGAAATCATGGGCATCCCGCTGGAGGCTTCCGGGCCGCTGGGCATGGGTGACCTGGACGCGCTGGTGGCGGCGGCGGAGGGGAAGGATGCGCTCGTCATCGGGCCGGGGATTCCTCGGGGCCCGGAGACGGGGGCGCTGATTGGCGAGCTGTTGTCGCGCGTGGAGGTGCCCGCGGTGCTGGATGCGGACGCGCTCAATGCGGTGGCCACGGACTTGTCGGTGCTGCGCCGGGCGAAGGGGCCAGTGGTGATGACGCCGCACCCGGGAGAGATGGCCCGGCTGACGGGCAAGTCCACGAAGGAAGTCCAAGCGCACCGGCTGGACGTGGCGCGGCAGTTCTCCGAGGGGCTTCAGGTGACGCTCGTGCTGAAGGGGGACCGGACGCTGACGAGTGGCGCGGATGGACGCGTGTACCTCAACACCACGGGCAACCCGGGCATGGCGACGGGTGGCTCGGGGGACGTCCTGTCCGGGATTTGTGGCGCGTTCCTGGCTCAGTCGCTTCCAGTGCCCTCGGCCATCTGGACGGCGGTGTACGCGCACGGGCTCGCTGGGGACCTGGCGGCGGCGAAGCGCGGGCAACTGGGATTGGTTGCAGGGGACATCGTGGAGCAGGGGCTGTGCGAGGTGTGGCTGCGGTGGGAACGATGA
- the acpS gene encoding holo-ACP synthase, which produces MGIRGLGLDICSISRIQRILDGPRAEPFLNRVYTEAERALCGRRSDAASAYAARFAAKEALVKALGAPPGIRWKDMEVRRQGGAPYFALSGVALEVMEARGLEAFLALTHDADVAAATVVLQSKGD; this is translated from the coding sequence ATGGGAATCCGCGGCCTGGGCCTGGACATCTGCTCCATCTCCCGCATTCAGCGCATCCTGGACGGGCCTCGCGCGGAGCCCTTCCTGAACCGCGTCTACACCGAGGCGGAGCGGGCCCTGTGCGGCCGGCGCAGTGACGCGGCCAGTGCCTATGCCGCGCGCTTCGCCGCCAAGGAGGCCCTGGTGAAGGCGCTGGGCGCGCCGCCGGGCATCCGCTGGAAGGACATGGAGGTCCGGCGGCAGGGCGGAGCGCCTTATTTCGCACTGTCCGGCGTGGCCCTGGAGGTCATGGAGGCGCGAGGGCTGGAGGCCTTCCTCGCGCTGACCCACGATGCGGACGTCGCCGCCGCCACGGTGGTGCTCCAATCGAAAGGGGATTGA
- a CDS encoding pyridoxine 5'-phosphate synthase — protein sequence MGQRLGVNVDHVATLRQARRTTYPDPVTAAALAELAGAQQITIHLREDRRHIQDRDLRILRETTQTLLNLEMAATAEMVKIAYEHKPDVVTLVPERREELTTEGGLEVANQREHIAKIIKNLKDGEISVSLFIDPDLDQVRAAHKVNADRIELHTGRYCEARNEKERARELARIIDAAKAGTKLGLGVAAGHGLNYDNVQPIARIAEIDELNIGHAIVGRAVLVGFERAVREMLELMRNPG from the coding sequence ATGGGACAGCGACTGGGTGTCAACGTGGACCATGTGGCGACGCTGCGTCAGGCGAGGCGCACCACGTATCCGGATCCGGTGACGGCCGCGGCGCTGGCGGAGCTTGCCGGCGCGCAGCAAATCACCATCCACCTGCGCGAGGACCGGCGTCACATCCAGGACCGGGATTTGCGCATCCTTCGTGAGACGACGCAGACGCTCCTGAACCTGGAGATGGCCGCCACCGCGGAGATGGTGAAGATCGCCTACGAGCACAAGCCAGACGTGGTGACGCTGGTGCCCGAGCGCCGCGAGGAGCTCACCACGGAGGGCGGCCTGGAGGTCGCCAACCAGCGCGAGCACATCGCGAAGATCATCAAGAACCTGAAGGACGGCGAGATTTCCGTCTCGCTCTTCATCGACCCGGACCTGGACCAGGTGCGGGCGGCGCACAAGGTGAACGCGGACCGCATCGAGCTGCACACCGGCCGCTACTGCGAGGCGCGCAACGAGAAGGAGCGGGCCCGGGAGCTGGCGCGCATCATCGACGCGGCCAAGGCGGGCACCAAGCTGGGCCTGGGCGTGGCCGCGGGCCACGGGCTCAACTACGACAACGTGCAGCCGATTGCTCGCATCGCCGAAATCGACGAGCTGAACATCGGGCACGCCATCGTGGGGCGCGCGGTGCTGGTGGGCTTCGAGCGCGCGGTGCGCGAGATGCTCGAGCTCATGCGCAACCCGGGGTAG
- the glmM gene encoding phosphoglucosamine mutase has protein sequence MAYRMNMPPKEAQASQKLFGTDGVRGKANVYPMTAEVAMQLGRALAFLIRNGPHRHRVIVGKDTRLSGYMLEQALAAGLTSMGVDVELVGPLPTPGISNITTSMRADAGAVISASHNPYEDNGIKFFWRDGFKLPDETEGKIEELVSSGSIDSIRPTATKIGRAFRMEDARGRYIVFLKATFPRELTLEGMTIVVDCANGAAYKTAPAVLEELGAKVIALGVSPDGKNINHKCGALFPENLAKTVVKHGAHLGIALDGDADRLIVVDEKGKVVDGDAIMAICTGELVARKQLKKKMLVSTVMSNIGLERAVARWGVKVARTRVGDRYVVDEMRRNGYNLGGEQSGHLIFLDHTTTGDGTLAALQLLAVMCRAGKPLSELASIFEPVPQTLVNVAVKQKKELGELPTVMKVIKSVEQRLGNSGRVLVRFSGTEPKARVLIEGEDAARNQAYAKEIADALSKALSV, from the coding sequence ATGGCGTACAGGATGAACATGCCTCCCAAGGAGGCGCAGGCTTCCCAGAAGCTGTTCGGCACGGATGGTGTTCGTGGGAAGGCGAACGTCTATCCCATGACTGCCGAGGTCGCGATGCAGCTCGGGCGGGCGCTCGCGTTCCTCATCCGCAACGGCCCGCACCGCCACCGCGTCATTGTTGGGAAGGACACGCGGCTGTCCGGCTACATGCTGGAGCAGGCACTGGCCGCCGGCCTCACCTCCATGGGCGTGGACGTGGAGCTCGTCGGGCCGCTGCCGACCCCGGGCATCTCCAACATCACCACCTCCATGCGGGCGGACGCGGGCGCTGTCATCTCCGCGTCCCACAACCCCTACGAGGACAACGGCATCAAGTTCTTCTGGCGCGACGGCTTCAAGCTGCCGGACGAGACGGAAGGCAAGATTGAAGAGCTGGTGTCCAGCGGCTCCATCGACTCCATCCGGCCCACGGCCACGAAGATTGGCCGGGCCTTTCGCATGGAGGACGCGCGGGGCCGCTACATCGTCTTCCTGAAGGCCACCTTCCCGCGCGAGCTGACGCTGGAGGGGATGACCATCGTCGTCGACTGCGCCAACGGCGCGGCCTACAAGACGGCGCCCGCCGTGCTGGAGGAGCTGGGTGCCAAGGTGATTGCGCTCGGCGTTTCGCCGGACGGCAAGAACATCAACCACAAGTGCGGCGCGCTCTTCCCGGAGAACCTGGCCAAGACGGTGGTGAAGCACGGCGCGCATCTGGGCATCGCCCTGGACGGTGACGCCGACCGCCTCATCGTCGTGGACGAGAAGGGCAAGGTCGTCGACGGCGACGCCATCATGGCCATCTGCACGGGCGAGCTGGTGGCCCGCAAGCAACTGAAGAAGAAGATGTTGGTCTCCACGGTGATGAGCAACATCGGCCTGGAGCGCGCGGTGGCGCGTTGGGGCGTGAAGGTGGCGCGCACGCGCGTGGGGGACCGCTACGTCGTCGATGAGATGCGCCGCAACGGCTACAACCTGGGCGGCGAGCAGAGCGGCCACCTCATCTTCCTGGACCACACCACCACGGGTGACGGAACCCTGGCGGCGCTCCAACTGCTGGCGGTGATGTGCCGGGCGGGCAAGCCCCTGAGCGAGCTGGCCTCCATCTTCGAGCCCGTGCCCCAGACGCTGGTCAACGTCGCCGTGAAGCAGAAGAAGGAGCTGGGCGAGCTCCCGACGGTGATGAAGGTCATCAAGAGCGTGGAGCAGCGGCTGGGCAACTCCGGCCGGGTGCTGGTGCGCTTCTCCGGCACCGAGCCCAAGGCCCGCGTCCTCATCGAGGGCGAGGACGCCGCCCGCAACCAGGCCTACGCGAAGGAAATCGCGGACGCGCTGTCCAAGGCCCTCAGCGTCTGA
- the folP gene encoding dihydropteroate synthase → MIRARPLTSEPPEDLILAFRRMGLTEPTQRALLETLPFTRLLLTGLSHQDEAFLQTLSDAFPAWLPGDAQARPGTGLLTGRAEQFQRLVTAARTDARGLSSLASAVASALAAGVAPAVLTLGARRFEWGSRTYVMGVVNATPDSFSDGGRYAGTEATIAHGLALAEAGADLLDVGGESTRPGSLPVSADEELARVVPVIEGLRARTDVPLSVDTTKAAVAREALKAGAHLINDITGFSADADLPRVVAEAGAACCLMHIQGTPATMQQAPRYDDVVEDVLAFLEAAIIRAESAGIPRGHILLDPGIGFGKTFEHNLFLLRRLPELRVLGLPLLVGTSRKGFLGRLAGGKPASERLAATLGSVASMATLGGADVVRVHDVTEARDALAVTDAIRRCEDGGTLYAR, encoded by the coding sequence ATGATTCGCGCCCGCCCCCTGACTTCCGAGCCCCCGGAGGACCTCATCCTGGCCTTCCGGCGGATGGGGCTGACGGAGCCCACGCAACGGGCCCTGTTGGAGACGCTGCCCTTCACACGGCTCCTCCTCACCGGGCTGAGTCACCAGGACGAAGCCTTCCTGCAGACGCTGTCTGACGCGTTCCCCGCATGGCTTCCCGGTGACGCACAGGCCCGCCCGGGGACGGGGCTGCTGACGGGACGCGCTGAGCAGTTCCAGCGGCTGGTGACGGCCGCTCGCACCGACGCCCGGGGCTTGTCCTCGCTGGCATCGGCGGTGGCGTCCGCGCTGGCCGCGGGTGTGGCGCCGGCGGTGCTGACGCTGGGCGCCCGGCGCTTCGAGTGGGGCTCCCGCACCTACGTCATGGGCGTGGTGAACGCGACGCCGGACAGCTTCTCGGATGGCGGGCGCTATGCCGGGACGGAAGCCACCATCGCCCACGGGCTGGCCTTGGCCGAGGCGGGGGCGGACCTGCTCGACGTGGGCGGCGAGTCCACCCGGCCCGGCTCCCTGCCGGTGAGCGCCGACGAGGAGCTGGCGCGGGTGGTTCCCGTCATCGAGGGCCTGCGGGCCCGGACCGACGTGCCCCTGTCCGTGGACACCACCAAGGCCGCGGTGGCGCGCGAGGCGTTGAAGGCCGGCGCGCACCTCATCAATGACATCACCGGCTTCAGCGCCGATGCCGACCTGCCCCGCGTGGTGGCCGAGGCCGGCGCCGCCTGCTGCCTGATGCACATCCAGGGCACTCCGGCCACGATGCAGCAGGCGCCGCGCTACGACGACGTCGTCGAGGACGTGCTGGCCTTCCTGGAGGCCGCCATCATCCGGGCCGAGTCGGCGGGCATCCCCCGGGGGCACATCCTCCTGGACCCCGGCATCGGCTTCGGGAAGACCTTCGAGCACAACCTCTTCCTGCTTCGCCGCCTCCCGGAGCTGCGCGTGCTGGGGCTGCCGTTGCTGGTGGGCACCAGCCGCAAGGGCTTCCTCGGTCGGCTGGCGGGCGGCAAGCCGGCCTCCGAACGGCTGGCGGCGACGTTGGGCTCGGTGGCCTCCATGGCGACGCTGGGCGGGGCCGACGTGGTCCGCGTCCATGACGTGACCGAGGCCCGGGACGCGTTGGCCGTCACGGACGCCATCCGGCGGTGCGAAGACGGAGGAACGCTCTACGCCCGGTAA
- a CDS encoding OsmC family protein translates to MTTHSQTEKPGAFRQVLQTGTHTLHADVAPALGGEDSAPGPHDYFDAALAACKALTATWYAKRNGLALERVETHVERDDSRERQGTYTLKVKLAFHGALSPADKQRLYNAVAQCPVHKLMTTSTVDIVTEPLEA, encoded by the coding sequence ATGACGACCCACAGCCAGACCGAGAAGCCCGGAGCGTTTCGCCAGGTCCTGCAGACCGGCACCCATACCCTGCATGCGGACGTGGCCCCCGCGCTGGGCGGCGAGGACTCCGCGCCCGGCCCGCACGACTACTTCGACGCCGCGCTGGCGGCATGCAAGGCCCTGACGGCCACGTGGTACGCGAAGCGCAACGGCCTGGCACTGGAGCGCGTGGAGACGCACGTCGAACGGGATGACTCGCGGGAGCGGCAGGGCACCTACACGCTGAAGGTGAAGCTGGCGTTCCATGGGGCGCTGTCACCGGCGGACAAGCAGCGGCTGTACAACGCCGTCGCGCAGTGCCCCGTCCACAAGCTGATGACGACGTCCACGGTGGACATCGTGACCGAGCCGCTCGAAGCCTGA
- a CDS encoding YceI family protein translates to MATTTWNIDTTHSGIHFSVRHMVIAKVRGSFRKYSGAVSLDEQDVTKSSVAVTIETASIDSGVEQRDNHLRSPDFFDVEKFPSITFKSTKVEKASGNGLKVTGNLTIRDVTREVVLDAEQLGVGKDPWGNVKAAFEAKTSVDRRDFGLTWNQALETGGVLVGEKIEIAIEVQAVKAQAEQAA, encoded by the coding sequence ATGGCCACCACGACCTGGAACATCGACACCACCCACTCCGGCATCCACTTCTCTGTCCGCCACATGGTCATCGCGAAGGTTCGCGGCAGCTTCCGCAAGTACAGCGGCGCCGTTTCGCTGGACGAGCAGGACGTCACGAAGTCCTCCGTCGCCGTCACCATCGAGACGGCCAGCATCGACTCCGGCGTCGAGCAGCGTGACAACCACCTGCGCTCGCCGGACTTCTTCGACGTGGAGAAGTTCCCCAGCATCACGTTCAAGAGCACGAAGGTGGAGAAGGCGTCCGGCAACGGGCTGAAGGTGACGGGCAACCTGACCATCCGCGACGTCACCCGCGAGGTGGTGCTGGACGCCGAGCAGCTCGGCGTGGGCAAGGACCCGTGGGGCAACGTCAAGGCCGCGTTCGAGGCGAAGACGTCCGTGGACCGCCGCGACTTCGGCCTGACGTGGAACCAGGCGCTGGAGACGGGCGGCGTGCTCGTCGGTGAGAAGATTGAAATCGCCATCGAGGTCCAGGCGGTGAAGGCGCAGGCCGAGCAGGCCGCCTGA